From Etheostoma spectabile isolate EspeVRDwgs_2016 chromosome 19, UIUC_Espe_1.0, whole genome shotgun sequence, the proteins below share one genomic window:
- the si:cabz01007794.1 gene encoding putative GPI-anchored protein pfl2, whose protein sequence is MDNRLFLTALVVTLSWISLGTNAQNITAGNNMTTAGNNMTTAGNNMTTAGNNGTTAAGNSATTAAGNSATTRDDGSGNSATTAAANSATTAAGNSATTAAGNSATTAAGSSATTAAGSSATTAAGSSATTAAGSSATTAAGSSATTAAGSSATTAAGNSATTAAGNSATTAAGNSATTAAGNSATTAAGNSATTAAGNSVTTAAGNSATTAAGNSVTTAAGNSVTTAAGNSVTTAAPPLTPNTTVEILATPVSKAQCGTQQLCAAQPSQCDPSTTGSCFFLAAKQISGNNFEFGLSGVSDGYIAASLSPGSTEVVNATTYVCANNKGVVKFFSTLLNNGQLIQTELNVNSVKGSVIGNKIQCTFAATVPPPSTKAGSYTLQIATGSFDSTSGLLGVPKAQLKGTVPDLANATTTVTNTISSSTTTLQQSMTQAMMITVAALGLAML, encoded by the exons ATGGACAACAGACTGTTCCTCACCGCCCTTGTTGTGACACTGTCCTGGATATCTTTGGGCACCAATGCTCAAAACATAACAGCAGGAAACAACATGACAACAGCAGGAAACAACATGACAACAGCAGGAAACAACATGACAACAGCAGGAAACAACGGGACAACAGCAGCGGGCAACAGCGCGACGACAGCAGCGGGCAACAGCGCGACGACG CGCGACGACGGCAGCGGCAACAGCGCGACGACGGCAGCGGCTAACAGCGCGACGACGGCAGCGGGCAACAGCGCGACGACGGCAGCGGGCAACAGCGCGACGACGGCAGCGGGCAGCAGCGCGACGACGGCAGCGGGCAGCAGCGCGACGACGGCAGCGGGCAGCAGCGCGACGACGGCAGCGGGCAGCAGCGCGACGACGGCAGCGGGCAGCAGCGCGACGACGGCAGCGGGCAGCAGCGCGACGACGGCAGCGGGCAACAGCGCGACGACAGCAGCGGGCAACAGCGCGACGACAGCAGCGGGCAACAGCGCGACGACAGCAGCGGGCAACAGCGCGACGACAGCAGCGGGTAACAGCGCGACGACAGCAGCGGGCAACAGTGTAACAACAGCAGCGGGTAACAGCGCGACGACAGCAGCGGGTAACAGCGTGACGACAGCAGCGGGTAACAGCGTGACAACAGCAGCGGGCAACAGCGTGACAACAGCAGCTCCCCCACTGACACCTAACACCACGGTGGAAATTCTTGCG ACACCCGTTTCTAAGGCACAATGTGGGACGCAACAGCTCTGTGCGGCTCAGCCCTCACAGTGCGACCCCTCTACAACAGGATCATGTTTCTTTCTAGCTGCCAAACAGATAAGCGGTAACAACTTTGAGTTCGGGCTCTCAGGAGTGTCAGATGGCTACATTGCTGCCTCCCTTTCACCTGGCAGCACAGAG GTAGTAAATGCCACGACCTACGTCTGTGCAAACAACAAGGGTGTTGTGAAATTCTTCAGCACGCTCCTCAACAATGGTCAACTGATTCAGACAGAG CTGAATGTGAACTCTGTGAAGGGCAGTGTCATTGGAAATAAAATTCAGTGTACATTTGCTGCCACTGTACCACCCCCAAGTACTAAAGCAGGAAGTTACACTCTCCAGATCGCCACTGGATCTTTCGACAGCA CTTCTGGTCTTCTGGGAGTCCCCAAAGCCCAATTAAAGGGCACTGTTCCAGACCTGGCAAATGCTACCACCACCGTCACCAACACCATTTCCAGCAGCACCACTACACTCCAGCAATCTATGACGCAAG CTATGATGATCACTGTGGCTGCGCTAGGTCTGGCCATGCTATGA